Proteins co-encoded in one bacterium genomic window:
- a CDS encoding cytoplasmic protein, with protein sequence MGKHSHEFVENYKGEIAFGLSRELDEASFKVFLQKFSDDRLLELICPRLTQEEMDRTIHLLTGLMRAHLEENEYHELFLR encoded by the coding sequence ATGGGCAAACATTCTCATGAGTTTGTGGAGAACTATAAGGGGGAAATAGCGTTTGGACTTTCCAGGGAGCTGGATGAAGCTTCTTTCAAAGTATTTCTCCAGAAGTTCTCCGATGACCGCCTCCTGGAGCTCATATGCCCAAGGCTTACCCAAGAAGAGATGGACAGGACCATACATCTGCTTACAGGGTTGATGAGAGCTCACTTGGAAGAGAACGAATATCATGAGCTGTTTCTGAGGTAG